A region from the Aquimarina sp. ERC-38 genome encodes:
- a CDS encoding T9SS type A sorting domain-containing protein — MKARILFYLFFIPSIYTYAQPPAPASGYRWVLWDQYSDEFDGTSLDRSKWRDYFVGWNGRSPAKFDPSTISVQNGDLRIRNKKLKVKEGPYTMAGGAVQSLEKTAHFGYYECKFKASRVAMSTTFWMSNPKRSILGRTKLTGDCANDKWSQELDICESIGGVFNGGSKFRTQMNFNTHYRYINCNNAPEVFYSAGNNAVEGNGQDADADLIGSESWEDYHTYGCYWKDPKTFDFYVDEKFAGTVIGRTDVVDKPFTEPMGINMVTETYNWAKPYPSDADLANNAINTSYYDWIRSYRLIPILEPEFSGNDDLQIPNGNFENGNLSGWTGWGGTIRNITSTEAYEGRYAGHIKGAGAHEKEISLKANTAYILSAYVKVVSGNIIFGIKENTASGQAAASVSLNNTKYQKVELRFTTGSETSLKFFLFAEQTTDEGFGDNFEIVNLGVDNPKPIKPAIFIEEFSFVNKPVLNAQANQLNLSYTYKANVDRELQIHIYNNAGVEVFTQTMNALEGYGVNEVNFDIGSNLPADDYTIVVDLRPIDGADSEIIDSDATNTTILSVIDVNKDTFSVQLYPNPASSLVHFKTKKGTRVTSVKVYDILGKNQLSTSINKNEKALDISTLTKGVYFVTFQNGKAKSTTIKIQVE; from the coding sequence ATGAAGGCAAGGATCTTATTTTATCTGTTTTTTATACCTAGCATCTATACTTATGCGCAACCCCCTGCACCAGCCTCAGGATATAGATGGGTTCTCTGGGATCAGTATTCTGATGAGTTTGACGGTACTTCTTTAGACCGATCCAAATGGAGAGATTATTTTGTAGGATGGAATGGTAGGTCACCCGCAAAATTTGATCCGTCTACCATCTCGGTTCAAAACGGGGATTTGCGAATTAGAAACAAAAAACTAAAAGTAAAAGAAGGGCCATACACGATGGCAGGAGGAGCTGTTCAATCCTTAGAAAAAACTGCTCATTTTGGATACTATGAATGTAAATTTAAAGCATCTCGAGTTGCGATGTCTACTACTTTTTGGATGTCTAACCCGAAGAGATCGATTCTGGGGCGTACAAAATTAACGGGCGATTGTGCCAATGATAAATGGAGTCAGGAACTTGATATTTGCGAAAGTATTGGAGGCGTCTTTAATGGAGGTTCTAAGTTTAGGACACAAATGAATTTTAACACGCATTATCGCTATATAAATTGTAATAATGCGCCGGAAGTCTTTTATTCCGCCGGTAATAATGCAGTAGAAGGTAACGGGCAGGATGCCGATGCAGATTTAATCGGTAGTGAATCCTGGGAGGACTATCATACGTATGGATGCTATTGGAAAGACCCTAAAACTTTTGACTTTTATGTGGATGAAAAATTCGCCGGAACCGTTATAGGGCGAACAGATGTTGTAGATAAGCCATTTACGGAGCCTATGGGCATTAATATGGTTACAGAAACCTATAATTGGGCAAAACCCTACCCTTCGGATGCTGATTTGGCTAATAATGCCATTAATACTTCTTATTATGATTGGATTCGTTCGTATCGGTTAATACCGATTTTAGAACCTGAATTTTCAGGAAATGATGACCTACAGATTCCTAATGGTAATTTTGAAAATGGTAATTTAAGCGGCTGGACCGGTTGGGGTGGCACTATAAGAAATATAACGAGCACAGAGGCATATGAAGGAAGGTATGCAGGTCATATCAAAGGTGCCGGGGCTCATGAAAAAGAGATTTCCCTAAAAGCAAATACAGCCTATATATTGTCTGCTTATGTAAAAGTAGTTAGTGGAAATATCATATTTGGAATCAAAGAAAACACAGCAAGCGGACAAGCCGCTGCAAGCGTTTCACTTAATAACACGAAGTACCAGAAAGTAGAATTACGTTTTACTACAGGTTCAGAAACAAGCTTAAAATTCTTTTTATTTGCCGAGCAAACAACAGACGAAGGTTTTGGTGATAATTTTGAAATAGTTAACCTGGGAGTGGACAACCCAAAACCCATAAAGCCGGCAATCTTTATAGAAGAGTTCAGTTTTGTCAACAAACCGGTACTAAATGCCCAGGCAAATCAGCTAAACCTATCTTATACCTATAAAGCAAATGTAGATCGAGAACTACAAATACATATCTATAATAATGCCGGTGTAGAAGTGTTTACTCAAACGATGAATGCTCTGGAAGGCTATGGTGTGAATGAAGTCAATTTTGATATTGGTAGTAATTTGCCGGCAGACGATTATACAATAGTTGTGGATTTAAGACCTATAGATGGTGCTGATTCAGAAATTATTGATTCGGATGCTACAAATACTACAATACTGTCCGTAATCGATGTTAATAAAGATACCTTCTCCGTCCAATTATATCCCAATCCAGCTAGCTCTTTAGTGCACTTTAAAACAAAAAAAGGTACTAGGGTTACTTCTGTAAAAGTGTATGATATACTAGGTAAAAATCAATTAAGCACAAGTATTAATAAAAATGAAAAAGCATTAGACATTAGTACTTTAACTAAAGGGGTGTATTTTGTTACTTTCCAAAATGGTAAAGCAAAATCTACTACTATTAAAATACAGGTAGAATAA
- a CDS encoding carboxypeptidase regulatory-like domain-containing protein, producing the protein MKNKFLSIFFILTILCACDKDSDEISDVITIEGTVQTNSSVIPNATVIIDSKINWSTKTDENGYFKIEDITKGEHQLMISKNFDEGSFIEKSYEINSAADIVLNILTLPNPVSLNEPEINLNSIKLNWNSSLADDFREYKVYRKTDSGLDETTGELVHVSTARNDTVFVDNGLLFDQEYFYRVYVMNDVGRLGGSNLIKTSTQEGELITFGNFEDHSILDLIERSNENGTITLDEAIMYNGTKSLYYNNNSGSQISAWVNKKIYLKPNTSYKFSCWYKGKGSGGDSGYWHFRLELTKEDSGVTLNDLRIPDDYIGSDGYREDDWTFITTTVYNGENTDPYFLYIRTELEDLWLDDLELVEL; encoded by the coding sequence ATGAAAAATAAATTTCTAAGCATCTTTTTTATACTTACTATTTTATGCGCTTGTGATAAAGACTCTGATGAGATTAGTGATGTAATAACGATTGAAGGTACGGTACAAACAAATTCTTCTGTAATACCGAATGCAACAGTAATTATAGATTCTAAAATCAACTGGTCAACAAAGACAGATGAAAATGGTTATTTTAAAATAGAAGATATAACTAAAGGTGAACATCAATTAATGATTTCAAAAAATTTCGATGAAGGCAGTTTTATTGAGAAATCATATGAAATAAACTCTGCTGCCGATATTGTATTAAATATACTAACCCTTCCTAACCCTGTATCTCTTAATGAACCTGAAATCAATTTAAATTCAATTAAACTTAATTGGAACTCTTCTCTAGCAGATGATTTTAGAGAATATAAAGTTTACAGAAAGACTGACAGTGGATTAGACGAGACGACAGGAGAATTAGTACATGTATCTACGGCAAGAAATGACACTGTTTTTGTGGATAACGGTCTTTTGTTTGATCAAGAATATTTTTACAGAGTTTACGTAATGAATGATGTAGGAAGATTAGGCGGGAGTAATTTAATCAAAACTTCTACTCAAGAAGGTGAACTTATTACTTTTGGAAATTTTGAAGATCATTCAATACTAGATCTGATAGAGCGCAGCAATGAAAACGGTACTATAACTCTTGACGAAGCGATTATGTATAATGGAACGAAATCTTTGTACTATAATAATAACTCAGGTTCACAAATATCTGCTTGGGTAAATAAAAAAATATATTTAAAGCCAAACACTTCGTATAAGTTTTCCTGCTGGTATAAAGGAAAAGGATCAGGAGGAGATAGTGGTTACTGGCATTTTAGATTAGAGTTAACAAAAGAAGATTCTGGTGTAACTCTTAATGACCTACGAATTCCTGACGATTACATCGGTTCTGATGGCTATCGAGAAGATGATTGGACGTTTATCACCACTACAGTGTATAATGGTGAAAATACCGATCCATATTTCTTATACATAAGAACCGAATTAGAAGACTTATGGCTTGACGATTTGGAATTAGTTGAATTATAA
- a CDS encoding mucoidy inhibitor MuiA family protein, producing MKKTISLFLFTLINLVSIAQTEKLIDSEIKKVTVYQEGAEIMRQANINLQKGKTTLIFKGLSSKLDSKSIQAKGDNDLMIVSISQNIDYLNKVKISSEIEQLENKKVSIKDSLSALDGLQKVYRQEKEMIIANKTIGGDNGVNITELKNAASFFRSRLTEIENKTRALDKIKFTLKTEFVEISKQLLELNATSNSPTSEVKVVVLAKKATTYKVDLAYVVNDAGWEPNYDLRIPDVNQPLNLFYKAKVVQNTDEDWKNVKLILSTGNPNISNYKPELNTYYLTFNNYYEEPTRQIIQNNQPFKGTVRGTITDAETGEPLAGATVSIKGTSQGTVADFYGKYRMDMPWNKNKLIFTYLGFIEQEQYVNSDQVDVSLKPDESSLDEVVVIGYGSKSDGLQGKVSGIKVIEEEEHIPLAVEKRQTSTEFEIEIPYSIPSNNQPYDVTMVEYQVAADYHYIAVPKLSDDAYLTAKIPDWTKYEMINGKANLFFQGIYQGETYLDLKGFEDTLSISVGRDRDILISREIQKDFSKKSMIGSNEKVLKAWEITIKNTKNVAIDLVIEDQFPISKVADIKIEQIESSGAELNEDDGKLTWKLALKPKEKKVLTIKYEVKYPKNRNLVVD from the coding sequence ATGAAAAAAACTATCTCTCTATTTTTATTTACTTTGATTAACCTGGTTTCCATTGCACAAACAGAGAAGTTAATTGATTCGGAAATCAAGAAGGTAACCGTTTATCAAGAGGGAGCAGAAATTATGCGTCAGGCAAATATCAATTTGCAAAAAGGGAAAACTACATTAATATTCAAAGGACTATCGTCAAAACTGGATTCAAAAAGTATTCAAGCTAAAGGTGATAACGATTTGATGATAGTTTCTATATCTCAAAACATTGATTATTTAAATAAAGTAAAGATCTCTTCGGAGATTGAACAACTTGAAAACAAAAAAGTATCTATAAAAGATAGTCTTTCTGCATTAGATGGTTTACAGAAAGTATACAGGCAAGAAAAAGAAATGATAATTGCCAATAAAACCATTGGAGGTGATAATGGGGTTAATATAACAGAACTTAAAAATGCAGCCTCGTTTTTTCGGAGTAGGTTGACGGAAATTGAGAATAAAACGAGAGCATTGGATAAAATCAAATTTACCCTTAAAACGGAATTTGTCGAAATTTCTAAACAATTGCTAGAATTAAACGCTACCTCTAATTCACCCACAAGCGAAGTAAAAGTTGTGGTTTTAGCTAAAAAAGCAACAACATATAAAGTTGATTTAGCTTATGTTGTAAACGATGCAGGTTGGGAACCTAATTATGACTTAAGAATTCCTGATGTTAATCAACCCTTAAACTTATTTTATAAAGCTAAAGTAGTTCAAAATACTGACGAAGATTGGAAAAATGTGAAACTAATTCTTTCTACGGGTAACCCAAATATCAGTAATTACAAACCCGAACTGAATACCTATTACTTAACTTTTAATAATTATTATGAAGAGCCAACAAGACAAATTATTCAAAATAATCAGCCTTTTAAAGGAACTGTTCGTGGTACAATAACAGATGCTGAAACCGGAGAGCCTTTAGCTGGAGCTACTGTTTCAATAAAAGGAACATCACAAGGAACAGTTGCCGATTTTTACGGAAAGTACCGAATGGATATGCCGTGGAATAAGAATAAATTAATATTCACATACCTTGGCTTTATAGAACAGGAGCAATACGTGAATTCAGATCAGGTAGATGTTTCCTTGAAACCAGATGAATCATCTTTAGACGAAGTTGTAGTTATTGGTTACGGTTCGAAGTCAGATGGATTACAAGGTAAAGTTTCAGGTATAAAAGTAATCGAGGAAGAAGAACATATACCTTTGGCTGTTGAAAAAAGACAAACTTCAACCGAATTTGAAATTGAAATTCCATACTCAATCCCATCCAATAATCAACCTTATGATGTGACAATGGTAGAATATCAGGTAGCAGCGGATTATCACTATATTGCTGTTCCAAAACTCTCAGACGATGCATACTTGACAGCTAAAATACCTGACTGGACAAAATACGAAATGATTAATGGCAAGGCTAATTTATTTTTTCAAGGAATTTATCAAGGCGAAACGTATTTGGATTTAAAAGGTTTTGAAGATACCCTAAGTATTTCTGTAGGAAGGGATAGAGATATTTTGATTAGCAGGGAAATTCAAAAAGATTTTTCCAAGAAAAGTATGATTGGTTCTAATGAAAAAGTATTAAAAGCTTGGGAAATTACTATTAAAAACACTAAAAATGTTGCCATTGATTTAGTTATCGAAGACCAATTCCCAATTTCTAAAGTTGCAGATATTAAAATCGAACAAATTGAATCCTCCGGAGCGGAACTAAATGAAGATGACGGAAAATTAACCTGGAAACTAGCATTAAAACCTAAAGAGAAAAAAGTGCTAACTATCAAATACGAAGTTAAATATCCTAAAAACAGAAACTTAGTTGTAGATTGA
- a CDS encoding GNAT family N-acetyltransferase: MKIIEVHKDEYTISTDNGKLDIPSIHNFLANETDWANGIPMDTLKTSIENSLNFGLYHKNKQIGFARIISDYSTIAYLGDVYVLKEYRGKGLSKWLIKEIIEHPNLQGLRRWILLTNTAEWLYKKFGFTEVNNPEFYMEKHNPNVYK; encoded by the coding sequence ATGAAAATCATAGAAGTACATAAAGATGAGTACACCATTTCAACTGATAATGGCAAGTTAGACATTCCAAGCATTCACAATTTCCTTGCAAACGAAACGGATTGGGCAAATGGAATACCTATGGATACGCTAAAAACCTCAATTGAAAACTCGTTGAATTTTGGGCTTTATCATAAAAATAAACAAATTGGCTTTGCAAGGATAATTTCAGACTATTCTACTATTGCCTATTTAGGAGATGTATATGTACTAAAAGAATATAGAGGAAAAGGGTTAAGTAAATGGTTGATAAAAGAAATTATTGAGCACCCTAATCTTCAGGGATTAAGACGTTGGATTTTATTAACTAATACTGCAGAATGGCTGTATAAAAAGTTTGGGTTTACAGAAGTTAATAATCCGGAATTTTATATGGAAAAGCATAACCCCAATGTTTATAAGTAA
- a CDS encoding DUF5060 domain-containing protein, with translation MKTQTLFLLLTLCTSFLFSQNPEGELKRWHKISLSFNGPNTSETATPNPFSDFRLDVTFTHAGSNKSYKVPGFYSGCKNPEESSCNSGNIWKVNFAPDRTGVWNWSVAFKKGSNVAVSNTGTSAGFMDGDKGSFTIAESDKTGRDFRAPTNGRLQYVGEHYLRHSGTTPGNPNGKWFVKAGADSPENTLAYEDFDNTPNRGGRRKNWNPHQKDYNANDAGAYTWKNGKGTELLGVINYLASKGANAFSFLTFSLHGDDQNVFPHLLKVPMATYNGFNDVKQWNQGVHKNRFDVSKMAQWERIFEYADKKGLYLHFKTAENENVGVFDNGTNGTQRKLYYRELIARYGHHLALNWNISEEVSISANIVKNIINYVAEVDPYDHNIVLHTGPNGQQKIYSQFLGNQSKLTGPSIQVDLVKNHAEVKKWVNNSRNAGRKWIVANDEQGPGNVGVSADPKETKLVRQEILWGTLLAGGAGTEYYYGGSDNSNQDHRTRDAKYTDVKFALDFFNKYLQEYLPKMVPSDGVTNNTNDFVLAEPNKVYVVYLPNGGRTNINLPGGSWQVQWYNPRTGGALSASTKITNSINAPGNQDWVALIKKEATDVIDPDPDPDPAGGCVALESNGVVAIEAEHFDSLEKTGVRNWYVMEQGTTNTPTPDGDPNHFASASAGGYIEILPDTRRNHGDKLVEGENFSPNAGRMTIVNYKVKFQTTGKYFVWVRAFSTNSEDNGIHVGLDGQWPESGKRMQWCEDKNQWTWASKQRTPQNHCGVNQQIFLNINTPGVHTVSVSMREDGFEMDKLVLNKKYTKPNGNGPDEVLVDCVLSTNDFDLGSNQINIYPNPAANVLTINNLKKSTKVSVYDLYGRKIFNDIAVDASNNTIDISELPSSMYLLVFDNDQILKFLKE, from the coding sequence ATGAAAACACAAACACTATTCCTTCTATTGACCTTGTGCACTTCTTTTTTATTTTCCCAAAACCCAGAGGGAGAATTAAAACGATGGCATAAAATTAGTTTGTCCTTTAATGGACCTAATACTTCTGAAACGGCAACTCCTAATCCATTTTCTGATTTTCGACTGGATGTTACTTTTACCCATGCAGGATCTAATAAATCATATAAAGTTCCCGGATTTTATTCCGGTTGTAAAAATCCGGAAGAAAGTAGTTGTAACTCCGGAAATATCTGGAAAGTAAATTTTGCTCCTGATCGTACTGGGGTTTGGAACTGGTCTGTTGCTTTTAAAAAAGGAAGTAACGTTGCGGTAAGTAATACCGGAACCAGCGCTGGTTTTATGGATGGCGACAAAGGGTCATTTACCATTGCCGAATCTGATAAAACCGGTAGGGACTTTAGAGCACCCACTAACGGACGTCTTCAATATGTAGGGGAACATTATTTAAGGCATTCCGGAACGACACCGGGTAACCCAAATGGAAAATGGTTCGTTAAGGCAGGAGCAGATTCTCCTGAAAATACCTTGGCCTACGAAGATTTTGATAATACACCAAATAGAGGGGGACGTAGAAAAAACTGGAACCCACACCAAAAAGATTACAATGCAAACGATGCAGGTGCTTATACTTGGAAAAACGGAAAAGGAACCGAATTACTAGGTGTTATTAATTATTTAGCCTCCAAAGGAGCCAACGCTTTTTCGTTTTTAACCTTTAGTTTACATGGGGATGATCAAAATGTATTTCCACATCTATTAAAAGTTCCAATGGCTACCTACAACGGTTTTAATGACGTAAAACAGTGGAATCAAGGTGTTCATAAAAACAGGTTTGATGTTTCCAAGATGGCGCAATGGGAACGTATTTTTGAGTATGCTGATAAAAAAGGATTGTATCTACACTTTAAAACTGCAGAAAATGAAAATGTGGGTGTATTTGATAATGGAACCAATGGTACGCAACGTAAACTTTATTACAGAGAATTAATTGCAAGATACGGTCATCATTTAGCCTTAAACTGGAACATCTCCGAAGAGGTTTCCATATCTGCTAATATTGTTAAAAATATTATTAATTACGTTGCTGAAGTTGATCCTTACGATCACAATATCGTACTACATACCGGACCTAACGGTCAGCAAAAAATCTATTCTCAATTTTTAGGGAATCAATCTAAGCTAACCGGTCCTTCAATTCAGGTGGATTTAGTTAAAAATCATGCAGAGGTTAAAAAATGGGTTAATAATTCCAGAAACGCTGGTAGAAAGTGGATTGTAGCAAATGATGAGCAAGGGCCTGGTAACGTTGGTGTAAGTGCGGACCCAAAAGAAACTAAACTGGTAAGACAAGAAATCCTTTGGGGTACTCTTTTAGCCGGAGGAGCAGGAACTGAGTACTATTACGGAGGTTCAGATAATAGTAATCAAGACCATAGAACGAGGGATGCAAAGTATACGGATGTAAAATTTGCATTGGACTTTTTTAATAAATACCTACAGGAATACCTTCCTAAAATGGTTCCATCTGATGGGGTAACCAATAATACTAATGATTTTGTACTAGCTGAGCCTAATAAAGTTTACGTAGTATACCTTCCTAATGGTGGACGAACCAACATTAATTTACCCGGAGGATCCTGGCAAGTACAATGGTATAACCCAAGAACCGGGGGAGCTCTTTCTGCCTCCACAAAAATAACCAATTCTATTAATGCTCCTGGTAACCAGGATTGGGTCGCTTTAATTAAAAAAGAAGCCACTGATGTAATAGATCCTGATCCCGATCCGGATCCGGCAGGTGGTTGTGTAGCATTAGAGTCTAATGGTGTGGTTGCTATTGAAGCAGAACACTTTGATTCATTAGAGAAAACAGGCGTGAGAAACTGGTATGTTATGGAACAGGGTACTACGAATACCCCTACACCTGACGGTGATCCTAACCATTTTGCAAGTGCTAGTGCTGGTGGGTATATTGAAATATTACCAGATACCCGAAGAAACCACGGAGATAAATTAGTAGAAGGAGAAAACTTTTCACCTAATGCCGGGCGGATGACGATAGTGAACTATAAGGTTAAATTCCAAACTACCGGAAAATATTTTGTGTGGGTTCGAGCTTTCTCTACAAATTCTGAAGATAATGGTATTCATGTTGGTTTAGATGGTCAATGGCCGGAGTCTGGTAAGAGAATGCAGTGGTGTGAAGATAAAAACCAATGGACCTGGGCGAGTAAACAAAGAACGCCTCAAAATCACTGTGGTGTTAATCAGCAAATTTTCCTAAATATCAATACCCCGGGGGTACATACGGTTTCCGTATCCATGCGTGAGGATGGTTTTGAAATGGATAAGCTTGTATTAAATAAAAAATACACAAAACCAAATGGAAATGGTCCGGATGAAGTATTAGTAGATTGTGTATTAAGCACTAATGATTTTGATTTAGGTAGCAATCAAATCAATATTTATCCGAACCCAGCAGCGAATGTACTTACCATTAATAATTTAAAGAAAAGTACGAAGGTAAGTGTATACGATTTATACGGTCGTAAAATATTTAATGATATAGCTGTGGATGCTTCTAATAATACGATTGATATCTCAGAATTACCATCTAGTATGTACTTATTAGTTTTTGACAATGATCAGATCCTTAAATTTTTAAAAGAATAA